One window from the genome of Cryptosporangium aurantiacum encodes:
- a CDS encoding TetR/AcrR family transcriptional regulator has translation MNSSTAPAEPETEITRQSPSPGSAAWWRERRAARDRRRHRPGGLTTEQITETALAIVDGEGLAALTMRRLADQLGTGAASLYRHVANREELLVEVVDHVLGSVEFGTPKPTWREDFRNQAHLLRAALIDHPHLLPVALRTPLLGPNAVRGREACLRRMLDYGFSPADVQPMYTVIVTTVLGQAVFAAQRATGERDRPEPLRPEVYRDLPADRYPTVTALADRTEPQTSSALFTLTIDIMLDGIEARYPRALE, from the coding sequence ATGAACTCCTCGACCGCCCCCGCGGAGCCCGAGACCGAGATCACCAGGCAGTCCCCCTCGCCGGGCAGCGCCGCGTGGTGGCGGGAGCGTCGGGCCGCACGCGACCGTCGTCGCCACCGCCCGGGAGGCCTGACGACCGAGCAGATCACCGAGACCGCGCTCGCGATCGTCGACGGCGAAGGCCTGGCCGCGCTGACCATGCGGAGGCTCGCCGACCAGCTCGGCACCGGGGCGGCGTCGCTGTACCGGCACGTCGCCAACCGCGAAGAACTGCTGGTCGAGGTCGTCGACCACGTTCTGGGGTCGGTCGAGTTCGGGACGCCGAAGCCCACCTGGCGGGAGGACTTCCGCAACCAGGCGCACCTGCTACGGGCGGCGCTGATCGACCATCCGCACCTGCTGCCGGTCGCGCTCCGGACGCCGCTGCTCGGGCCGAACGCCGTCCGCGGACGGGAGGCCTGCCTGCGCCGGATGCTCGACTACGGGTTCTCGCCCGCCGACGTGCAGCCGATGTACACGGTCATCGTCACCACCGTACTCGGGCAGGCCGTTTTCGCAGCTCAGCGTGCCACCGGCGAGCGGGATCGGCCCGAGCCGCTGCGTCCTGAGGTCTACCGCGACCTGCCGGCCGATCGGTATCCAACCGTGACCGCGCTGGCCGACCGGACCGAGCCGCAGACGTCGTCGGCGTTGTTCACGCTGACGATCGACATCATGTTGGACGGCATCGAGGCTCGATACCCACGCGCACTCGAGTGA
- a CDS encoding pectate lyase yields the protein MGALLAGSVAIGVSASAGASFSDDFEDGKSDGWSKSGGTWSVVSDDSRVLRQANAGSEHARFFAGDSDWTDYTLQARVKPTGYGTGTDSAVTIAARATSATTFVRLALLPGNRAQLQAVSSGAVRVLATASVGTGTGTWHAVTLQVSGDRTTATVDGTTVGTASGGLPARGRIGLSTLRATAAFDDVSVAAGGTVTQPAPTTPVPTAATAPASPTATIGSATATTAPSPTKSTSASATPTTSATTAAAWPTATGSVKVDETTEVSGTLDGGLKRYFGIGDGGQSESQDPMFELANGATLRNVIIGAPAGDGVHCTGSCTLINVWWEDVGEDAATFKGNASATYLVDGGGARSASDKVFQHNGGGTLTIRNFQVEDAGKLYRACGNCSTSYERHVVLDRITVTNTKTVAGINSNFGDTATLTNITVVGDAKKSTKICTRFQGTTPGNEPTQLGSGPDGTSCRYSESDITWR from the coding sequence GTGGGAGCGCTGCTGGCCGGCTCGGTCGCGATCGGGGTGTCCGCATCGGCGGGCGCGAGCTTCAGCGACGACTTCGAGGACGGCAAGTCCGACGGTTGGTCGAAGTCCGGCGGCACCTGGTCGGTGGTGAGCGACGACTCCCGAGTACTGCGTCAGGCCAATGCGGGCAGCGAGCACGCCCGATTCTTCGCCGGTGACTCGGACTGGACGGACTACACCCTGCAGGCCCGCGTCAAGCCGACCGGCTACGGCACCGGCACTGACAGCGCCGTCACCATCGCCGCCAGGGCCACGAGCGCGACGACGTTCGTCCGCCTCGCTCTGCTCCCCGGCAACCGCGCGCAGCTGCAGGCCGTCAGCAGCGGCGCGGTCCGCGTGCTCGCCACGGCGTCGGTCGGGACCGGCACCGGGACGTGGCACGCGGTCACGCTGCAGGTCAGCGGCGACCGGACCACCGCGACCGTAGACGGCACGACGGTCGGCACGGCCAGTGGCGGCCTCCCCGCCCGCGGCCGGATCGGCCTCTCGACGCTGCGCGCCACCGCCGCGTTCGACGACGTGTCGGTGGCCGCGGGTGGCACCGTGACCCAGCCCGCGCCGACGACGCCCGTGCCGACCGCCGCCACCGCGCCCGCCTCGCCGACCGCGACGATCGGCTCGGCAACCGCGACAACGGCGCCCAGCCCGACCAAGAGCACGAGCGCGAGCGCGACCCCGACCACGAGCGCCACCACGGCGGCCGCCTGGCCGACCGCGACCGGTTCGGTGAAGGTCGACGAGACGACCGAGGTCTCGGGGACGCTGGACGGCGGGCTCAAGCGCTACTTCGGCATCGGCGACGGCGGCCAGAGCGAGAGCCAGGACCCGATGTTCGAGCTGGCCAACGGCGCGACGCTGCGTAACGTCATCATCGGCGCACCGGCAGGCGACGGCGTGCACTGCACCGGCTCCTGCACGCTGATCAACGTCTGGTGGGAGGACGTGGGCGAGGACGCCGCCACGTTCAAGGGCAACGCGTCCGCCACGTACCTCGTCGACGGCGGAGGGGCCCGCTCGGCGAGCGACAAGGTGTTCCAGCACAACGGCGGTGGCACGCTCACGATCCGGAACTTCCAGGTCGAGGACGCGGGCAAGCTGTACCGGGCCTGCGGTAACTGCTCGACGTCGTACGAACGGCACGTCGTACTCGACCGGATCACGGTGACGAACACCAAGACCGTCGCCGGCATCAACTCCAACTTCGGCGACACCGCCACGCTGACGAACATCACCGTGGTCGGCGATGCGAAGAAGTCCACGAAGATCTGCACGCGGTTCCAGGGCACCACGCCCGGCAACGAACCGACGCAGCTAGGCTCCGGCCCGGACGGCACGAGCTGTCGTTATTCGGAGTCGGACATCACCTGGCGCTGA
- a CDS encoding BTAD domain-containing putative transcriptional regulator has translation MEGGDAEQTLRFAVLGPVRAWRGDAELDLGPGKQRAVLAVLLLTANRPVPASRIVDAVWDDAPPANGTNVVQKYVAGLRRVLEPDRSPRAPSRVLTLEDGGYRLNVADLDAQTFESLVRSAESRRRDDDADGAALQLRRAVQLWQGQPLAGLSGRWFETARQRLGEGHATAWESLAEIELELGLYAGLASELSLLVEEYPGREGLRAALMLALYRSGRQVEALAAYRDAQRYLGDEFGVDPGARLQELHQRILASDPSLTPAAPSTAAESTPDPDERPAEYIPASLPLPAAPAAHGPPPFSSPPYSPPPHSGPPYSGPPYSSPPFHPPPNGPPLSGGPPVHVAALGPPPRPTASRVYVWMKAILLAAIPLFTCGTGTWVVIGYLAVRRRSLLNAVSAILYATFTVMLVIWVLQLDYVESEPPLVASDLLAFPGLFVSPFVGAVHTFVLALTDFRRPPWALAEAADLSAQMDRMRALQILTYHPHMALELRIGRPDLPRWFGDGGLIDVNAAPEYVLARVPCLTFEQITRLMLDREMHGPYQSVHDLVRRHPDLRTNYSALHRLVVIRTPTGATYDHGTDG, from the coding sequence GTGGAGGGCGGCGACGCCGAACAAACGCTGCGTTTCGCCGTCCTCGGTCCCGTTCGGGCATGGCGCGGCGACGCCGAACTCGACCTCGGACCCGGCAAGCAGCGCGCGGTGCTCGCCGTGCTGCTCCTCACCGCGAACCGCCCGGTACCGGCTAGCCGCATCGTCGACGCGGTCTGGGACGACGCGCCCCCGGCGAACGGCACGAACGTCGTCCAGAAGTACGTCGCGGGCTTACGCCGGGTTCTGGAGCCGGACCGCTCGCCTCGGGCACCCTCCCGGGTCCTGACGCTGGAGGACGGCGGGTATCGGCTGAACGTCGCCGACCTGGATGCGCAGACGTTCGAGTCGCTGGTGCGGAGTGCTGAGTCCCGCCGCCGGGACGACGACGCCGACGGCGCGGCCCTCCAACTGCGCCGCGCGGTGCAGCTCTGGCAGGGACAGCCGCTGGCCGGGCTCTCCGGGCGGTGGTTCGAGACGGCACGGCAGCGACTGGGCGAGGGACACGCAACCGCGTGGGAGTCGCTGGCCGAGATCGAGTTGGAACTCGGCCTGTACGCCGGGCTGGCCAGTGAGCTGAGCCTCCTGGTCGAGGAGTATCCCGGGCGGGAAGGCCTGCGGGCGGCGCTGATGCTCGCGCTCTACCGCTCGGGCCGGCAGGTCGAGGCGCTGGCCGCGTACCGGGACGCCCAGCGCTATCTGGGTGACGAGTTCGGGGTCGACCCGGGCGCGCGGCTCCAGGAACTGCACCAGCGGATCCTGGCGTCCGATCCGTCCCTCACTCCGGCTGCCCCGTCGACGGCCGCGGAGTCCACTCCCGACCCCGACGAGCGGCCAGCGGAGTACATCCCCGCCTCCCTGCCGCTGCCGGCGGCCCCCGCGGCGCACGGCCCGCCTCCGTTCAGCTCGCCGCCCTACAGCCCGCCGCCGCACAGCGGGCCCCCCTACAGCGGGCCCCCCTACAGCTCGCCGCCGTTTCACCCGCCTCCGAACGGCCCGCCGCTGTCCGGCGGGCCGCCGGTGCACGTCGCCGCGCTCGGCCCGCCACCGAGACCCACCGCGTCCCGCGTGTACGTCTGGATGAAGGCGATCCTCCTCGCCGCCATCCCGCTGTTCACCTGCGGCACGGGCACCTGGGTGGTCATCGGTTACCTCGCCGTGCGGCGGCGCAGCCTGCTGAACGCGGTGAGCGCGATCCTCTACGCGACGTTCACCGTCATGCTGGTCATCTGGGTGTTGCAGCTGGACTACGTCGAATCCGAGCCGCCGCTCGTGGCCTCGGACCTCCTGGCCTTCCCGGGCTTGTTCGTCTCACCGTTCGTCGGAGCCGTCCACACGTTCGTGCTCGCGCTCACGGACTTCCGCCGCCCGCCATGGGCGCTGGCCGAGGCCGCGGATCTCAGCGCGCAGATGGATCGCATGCGCGCGCTGCAAATCCTCACCTACCACCCGCACATGGCGCTGGAATTGCGCATCGGCCGCCCGGACCTGCCGCGCTGGTTCGGCGACGGCGGTCTGATCGACGTGAACGCGGCACCGGAGTACGTGCTGGCGCGAGTCCCCTGTCTGACGTTCGAACAGATCACTCGCCTCATGCTCGATCGGGAAATGCACGGCCCGTATCAGTCGGTGCACGATCTGGTCCGCAGGCATCCGGACTTACGCACGAACTACTCCGCGCTCCACCGCCTGGTGGTGATCCGAACGCCCACCGGTGCGACGTATGACCATGGCACGGATGGGTAG
- a CDS encoding helix-turn-helix transcriptional regulator: MVKPTRVTNSIRALRFAHGEMTQAELAERIGVTRQTVIAIEQGRYSPSLEMAFRIAHVFRVPLDDVFHYPELPEE, from the coding sequence ATGGTGAAGCCGACCCGGGTCACGAACTCCATCCGTGCACTGCGCTTCGCGCACGGCGAGATGACTCAGGCCGAGCTGGCCGAGCGCATCGGGGTGACCCGGCAGACCGTCATCGCCATCGAGCAGGGCCGGTACTCGCCCTCGCTGGAGATGGCGTTCCGCATCGCGCATGTGTTCCGCGTACCGCTCGACGACGTTTTCCACTACCCAGAGCTACCGGAGGAATGA
- a CDS encoding NAD(P)-dependent alcohol dehydrogenase, whose amino-acid sequence MKACSRTAYGEADVLTVGDVKRPTPAADQVLVQVRAASNDRGVWHTMTGRPYAMRPFIGLRAPKVAVIGRAFAGVVTEVGSAVTKFRPGDEVFGTTNAGTWAEYTVAKEKLVAPLPENVSAEQAATLGCSGVSALIAVRDVGKVRPEQRVLVIGAGGGVGSFAVQIAKSLGATVTGVCSTSKVDLVRSLGADEVIDYTREEVDRHRGWYDVIVDIAGNRPLSMLKRALQPTGTIVLVGGEESQGLLLHGFQRMIFAPAYGVVARRRMRNVIVQENATDLAEMGRMVAAGEVTPAIVHSYALADAPDAMRYLAEGHPAGKIVITI is encoded by the coding sequence ATGAAAGCGTGCTCGCGTACCGCCTACGGCGAGGCCGACGTACTCACGGTCGGCGACGTCAAACGCCCCACCCCCGCTGCCGACCAGGTGCTCGTCCAGGTGCGCGCGGCCAGCAACGACCGCGGCGTCTGGCACACGATGACCGGTCGCCCCTACGCCATGCGCCCGTTCATCGGCCTTCGCGCTCCGAAAGTCGCCGTGATCGGCCGTGCGTTCGCCGGCGTGGTCACCGAGGTCGGTTCGGCGGTGACCAAGTTCCGGCCCGGCGACGAAGTGTTCGGCACCACCAACGCCGGCACCTGGGCCGAGTACACCGTGGCCAAGGAGAAGTTAGTTGCCCCGCTTCCGGAGAACGTCTCGGCGGAGCAGGCCGCGACGCTCGGCTGTTCTGGTGTGTCCGCCTTGATCGCCGTCCGGGACGTCGGGAAGGTGCGACCCGAGCAGCGTGTGCTGGTGATCGGCGCGGGTGGCGGCGTCGGTTCGTTCGCGGTCCAGATCGCGAAGTCGCTCGGTGCGACGGTCACCGGTGTGTGCAGCACCTCGAAGGTCGACCTGGTGCGGTCGCTCGGCGCCGACGAGGTCATCGACTACACCCGCGAGGAAGTGGACCGGCACCGTGGGTGGTACGACGTCATCGTCGACATCGCGGGTAACCGGCCGCTGTCGATGCTCAAGCGCGCACTGCAACCGACCGGGACGATCGTGCTGGTGGGCGGCGAGGAGTCGCAGGGCCTGCTGCTCCACGGCTTTCAACGGATGATCTTCGCTCCGGCGTACGGGGTGGTCGCCCGTCGGCGGATGCGCAACGTCATCGTTCAGGAGAACGCCACCGACCTGGCCGAGATGGGCCGGATGGTCGCGGCGGGCGAGGTGACGCCGGCGATCGTCCACTCGTACGCGCTCGCAGACGCACCGGACGCGATGCGCTACCTCGCCGAGGGCCACCCCGCGGGCAAGATCGTCATCACGATTTGA
- a CDS encoding DUF5709 domain-containing protein yields the protein MSTEHHADPVTDPEAEGLPAYADDDSFADPGRDSARVADGPSPAALPTDRPLGVTEFGTTANEQREGEPLEDRLRREEPDVVERAVDDEAGRLVEPDEGAHTDDEPDAIAFERGTGGATAEEQAVHVVRDLA from the coding sequence ATGAGCACCGAGCACCACGCCGATCCGGTCACCGACCCGGAGGCCGAGGGGCTTCCGGCCTACGCCGACGACGACTCGTTCGCGGACCCGGGGCGGGACTCCGCACGCGTGGCAGACGGCCCGTCGCCGGCGGCTCTGCCCACCGACCGACCGCTCGGCGTGACCGAGTTCGGCACCACCGCGAACGAGCAGCGCGAGGGTGAGCCGCTGGAGGACCGGCTGCGCCGCGAGGAGCCGGACGTCGTCGAACGAGCCGTCGACGACGAGGCCGGGCGACTCGTCGAGCCGGACGAGGGTGCTCACACCGACGACGAGCCGGACGCGATCGCTTTCGAGCGTGGGACCGGCGGCGCGACCGCCGAGGAACAAGCCGTCCACGTGGTCCGCGACCTGGCCTGA
- a CDS encoding SigE family RNA polymerase sigma factor, which translates to MEGVSDRPREHAFHLFFETHHVELARMASLITGDSGVADDLAADALAEIWRYWDRVTAAPDPLAYARGVLVNIARNWNRRHGLEERGARLASLFRREHTTTDADVSSALDVRAALRRLPYRRRACVVLRYAFDLSEREVADVLGISVGTVKSQTSRGAAQLAGFLAESSAQSDPRVALAPNRAGGLR; encoded by the coding sequence GTGGAAGGCGTGTCCGATCGGCCCCGAGAACACGCCTTCCACCTATTTTTTGAGACCCATCATGTGGAGTTGGCTCGGATGGCCTCGCTGATCACCGGTGACAGCGGCGTCGCGGACGATCTCGCCGCCGATGCGCTGGCCGAGATCTGGCGGTACTGGGACCGGGTGACCGCGGCACCGGATCCGCTCGCGTACGCGCGCGGCGTCCTCGTGAACATCGCCCGGAATTGGAACCGCCGTCACGGGCTGGAGGAACGCGGAGCGCGCCTGGCGTCCCTGTTCCGGCGGGAGCACACGACGACCGACGCGGACGTTTCCTCCGCGCTCGACGTCCGCGCCGCGCTGCGCCGGCTGCCGTACCGGCGGCGGGCCTGCGTCGTTCTGCGGTACGCGTTCGACCTGTCCGAGCGCGAGGTCGCCGACGTCCTCGGCATCTCGGTCGGCACGGTGAAGAGCCAGACTTCACGGGGCGCGGCCCAGCTCGCGGGCTTCCTCGCCGAGTCCTCGGCGCAGTCCGATCCCCGGGTCGCGCTCGCGCCCAACCGGGCGGGAGGGCTGCGATGA
- a CDS encoding PAS domain-containing protein: MNDDGELYDERRIAAVDRATAILAGVPLSMDAIAGAAASVASAPMGVVSLVDGEWDRLVGLYGVDGVFKLTRRIAVADSLCRTVVASGEPVWIADTASDPRSAGAAVVSYVGIGAFAAVPLRGSDGAVVGSICALDAVPREWNADQRAALDGVAATTGLLPGIAGVAAELTVNLLDLVPLLDALAESFVVVDGDGAILAWNAAATTTFGWTRDQALGHPLHQLLFPDRDAVTIRAILATLAALPSSARGAVRRQTMWATTRDGLRMPVDAAIRAVPGAGGTRICVSMLDASLRFDAEAEVIRREGFLQAVLNSLDTAVFACDTTGRPIFGNPALLNLMETQPSSLIDAALRLRMHVRDVDGKRLDPADYPSNRALAGETVRDVVLGFHAPGRPPRRFLANAEPILVGAEASGAVVALRDVTEVSREQHLWDCELDVARLLLRTGYTPETAGRLVETVAAAVPGARVRLWLVDPAPTADASSDETVLELVADSAGRTGRMRLCRGDGTVGAAWADGAPIFRRSAGGPAPADAENPGVVVPVPGIKAVLGVLDAELPDEADPDEIASHLSRVAADLGHHLDRRG, encoded by the coding sequence ATGAACGACGACGGCGAACTCTACGACGAACGCCGGATCGCCGCAGTGGACCGCGCCACCGCGATCCTCGCTGGTGTTCCGCTCTCGATGGATGCGATCGCCGGTGCGGCGGCGAGCGTGGCAAGCGCTCCGATGGGCGTCGTCTCACTGGTGGACGGCGAGTGGGACCGCCTCGTCGGCCTGTACGGGGTCGACGGCGTGTTCAAGCTCACCAGGCGAATCGCGGTGGCGGACTCGCTGTGCCGCACGGTCGTGGCGTCCGGTGAACCAGTGTGGATCGCCGACACGGCCTCCGATCCGCGGTCGGCCGGCGCGGCGGTCGTCTCCTACGTCGGCATCGGCGCGTTCGCCGCGGTGCCGCTGCGCGGGTCGGACGGTGCGGTCGTCGGAAGCATCTGTGCGCTCGACGCCGTCCCGCGGGAGTGGAACGCCGACCAGCGGGCCGCGCTGGACGGCGTCGCGGCGACCACCGGCCTGCTGCCCGGCATCGCGGGGGTCGCGGCCGAGCTGACCGTGAACCTGCTCGACCTGGTGCCGCTGCTCGACGCGTTGGCCGAGTCGTTCGTGGTCGTCGACGGCGACGGCGCGATCCTGGCCTGGAACGCCGCCGCGACCACGACGTTCGGGTGGACGCGGGACCAGGCGCTCGGCCACCCGCTGCACCAGTTGCTGTTCCCGGACCGCGACGCGGTGACGATTCGCGCGATCCTGGCGACGCTCGCCGCGCTGCCGTCGTCCGCGCGCGGTGCGGTCCGCCGCCAGACGATGTGGGCGACGACCCGCGACGGGCTGCGGATGCCGGTGGACGCGGCGATCCGGGCCGTGCCGGGCGCCGGAGGGACACGGATCTGTGTCTCGATGCTCGACGCCTCGCTCCGGTTCGATGCCGAAGCGGAGGTCATTCGGCGCGAAGGGTTCCTCCAGGCGGTGCTCAACAGCCTCGACACCGCGGTGTTCGCCTGCGACACGACGGGCAGGCCGATCTTCGGCAACCCGGCGTTGCTCAACCTGATGGAGACGCAACCGAGCTCGCTCATCGACGCCGCGCTACGGCTCCGCATGCACGTCCGGGACGTCGACGGGAAACGGCTGGATCCCGCCGATTACCCGAGCAACCGGGCGCTGGCCGGGGAAACCGTCCGGGACGTCGTGCTCGGCTTCCACGCTCCGGGGCGACCGCCACGGCGCTTCCTCGCGAACGCCGAGCCGATCCTGGTCGGAGCAGAGGCGAGTGGCGCAGTGGTAGCGCTGCGTGACGTCACCGAGGTCAGCCGGGAGCAGCACCTCTGGGACTGCGAACTCGACGTCGCCCGGCTGCTGCTGCGCACCGGTTACACACCGGAGACCGCGGGGCGTCTGGTCGAGACCGTCGCGGCCGCGGTGCCGGGGGCGCGCGTACGCCTGTGGCTCGTCGACCCCGCACCGACCGCGGACGCCTCCTCCGACGAAACGGTGCTTGAGCTGGTCGCGGACTCGGCCGGACGCACCGGGCGGATGCGGCTGTGCCGTGGCGACGGCACCGTCGGAGCGGCGTGGGCGGACGGGGCGCCGATTTTCCGGCGTTCGGCGGGTGGACCGGCCCCCGCTGATGCGGAAAATCCGGGCGTCGTGGTTCCGGTGCCGGGGATCAAGGCCGTGCTCGGCGTCCTCGACGCGGAGCTACCCGACGAGGCGGACCCGGACGAGATCGCGTCCCACCTCAGCCGGGTCGCCGCCGACCTCGGCCATCACCTCGACCGACGGGGCTGA
- a CDS encoding APC family permease, whose amino-acid sequence MARHVPETAATHEGTLAGWQLAIVATMSHAPLIVAWVAIPGAFQFGHVVAMPLVYVLGGFALLCAALAFTSMARRVRHPGGLYALVTHGLGPAIGLGVAGVVLISYLGSLVSLYAVFGLVLSGLSVDILDVNLPSEIAAVLGVIAVSLLSMVRLRRVIWLLGGLLVAQIVVLVWFDVRALQLPMASEDFTAPLHPGWLFSGSFGVALCFAVTAFIGLDTSLNFVRDVREPRRSVPRAAYVAGIVMTTASALSAWAVGAATSGQARAAVAPDDVATTAGTTGQSLFTLIARIVGPEEAPGVARLIMFTLLLATVGTAVVLHKAVNRQLSGLAMDGVLPAAFRLGAPGVWHVRAVVPALAAIGAVAVIATDDRVYALWLGLVSGLGITGALALTSVGALVWFLRSDEDESELRGWEFRAVAGAVAAVVTGFVFIFGLLRLSSVFPPADGRPSWLLAALIGAAFTAGLVAAAMLKASRPAVYASIGRFRSNNDDSDAKEPAVSGATWEPRFSTGVPGVPGVPLDAVPAQSRPPAAEQYAPSPSAPAPSAAAPYGAAPTSPAPSYGAAPTTPAPSYGAAPTSPAPYAPELPPSAPYAPQAVPPAAAPLGPAPTSPAPYAREPYAPEPSSPAPFASEAAPFAPEAAPYASEAAPYASEAAPYASEAAPYASEAAPPGAGPDNHSWWGHRA is encoded by the coding sequence ATGGCCCGTCACGTACCCGAAACCGCCGCTACCCACGAGGGAACCCTGGCCGGCTGGCAGCTGGCGATCGTGGCGACGATGAGCCACGCGCCGCTGATCGTCGCGTGGGTGGCAATCCCCGGTGCTTTCCAGTTCGGGCACGTCGTCGCGATGCCGCTGGTCTATGTCCTCGGCGGCTTCGCGCTGCTCTGCGCCGCGCTGGCGTTCACCAGCATGGCGCGCCGGGTGCGGCACCCCGGAGGCCTGTACGCGTTGGTCACGCACGGCCTCGGTCCGGCGATCGGGCTCGGTGTCGCGGGCGTCGTCCTGATCTCGTACCTCGGTTCGCTGGTCTCGCTGTACGCCGTGTTCGGGTTGGTGCTCTCCGGTTTGTCCGTCGACATCCTCGACGTCAACCTGCCGAGCGAGATCGCGGCCGTGCTCGGCGTCATCGCGGTTTCGCTGCTCAGCATGGTTCGGCTGCGGCGGGTGATCTGGCTGCTCGGCGGGCTGCTGGTTGCGCAGATCGTGGTGCTGGTCTGGTTCGACGTGCGGGCGCTGCAACTGCCGATGGCGTCCGAGGATTTCACCGCGCCGCTCCACCCAGGCTGGCTGTTCAGCGGCTCGTTCGGTGTCGCGCTGTGCTTCGCGGTCACCGCGTTCATCGGCCTGGACACGAGCCTGAACTTTGTCCGGGACGTCCGGGAGCCCCGCAGATCGGTGCCGCGCGCGGCCTACGTCGCGGGCATCGTCATGACCACGGCGTCGGCGCTGAGCGCGTGGGCGGTCGGTGCGGCCACCAGCGGACAGGCGCGGGCCGCGGTGGCGCCGGACGACGTCGCGACCACGGCCGGGACGACCGGGCAGTCACTGTTCACGCTGATCGCGCGGATCGTCGGGCCGGAAGAGGCACCGGGCGTCGCTCGGCTGATCATGTTCACGCTGCTGCTGGCCACGGTCGGTACCGCGGTCGTGCTGCACAAGGCAGTGAACCGGCAGCTGTCCGGGCTGGCGATGGACGGCGTGCTGCCGGCGGCGTTCCGGCTCGGTGCTCCAGGCGTTTGGCACGTGCGGGCGGTGGTTCCGGCGCTGGCCGCGATCGGTGCCGTCGCGGTCATCGCGACCGACGACCGGGTGTACGCGCTCTGGCTCGGCCTGGTGAGTGGTCTCGGCATCACCGGTGCGCTGGCGCTGACGTCGGTGGGTGCGCTGGTGTGGTTCCTCCGCAGCGACGAGGACGAGAGCGAGCTGCGCGGCTGGGAGTTCCGCGCGGTCGCCGGTGCCGTGGCCGCGGTGGTGACCGGCTTCGTGTTCATCTTCGGCCTGTTGCGCCTGTCGTCGGTGTTCCCGCCCGCGGACGGTCGGCCCTCGTGGTTGCTCGCCGCGTTGATCGGGGCGGCGTTCACCGCCGGGCTGGTCGCTGCGGCGATGCTCAAGGCCAGCCGCCCTGCCGTGTACGCGTCGATTGGCCGCTTCCGTTCGAACAACGACGATTCGGACGCCAAGGAGCCGGCGGTTTCCGGCGCGACGTGGGAGCCCCGGTTCTCGACAGGGGTGCCGGGAGTTCCGGGCGTACCGCTCGACGCAGTACCGGCACAGAGCCGGCCGCCGGCGGCAGAGCAGTACGCACCCAGCCCATCGGCACCCGCGCCGTCCGCGGCAGCGCCGTATGGCGCCGCGCCGACGTCCCCTGCGCCGTCGTACGGGGCTGCGCCCACAACCCCCGCGCCGTCGTATGGCGCCGCGCCGACGTCTCCCGCGCCTTACGCGCCGGAGCTGCCGCCGTCCGCGCCGTACGCGCCCCAGGCCGTGCCGCCTGCGGCGGCGCCGTTGGGGCCGGCGCCGACGTCTCCCGCGCCCTATGCGCGTGAGCCCTACGCGCCGGAGCCGTCGTCGCCCGCGCCGTTCGCGTCCGAGGCGGCGCCGTTCGCGCCCGAGGCGGCGCCGTATGCGTCCGAGGCCGCGCCGTATGCGTCCGAGGCCGCGCCGTATGCGTCCGAGGCTGCGCCGTATGCGTCCGAGGCGGCGCCGCCTGGGGCGGGGCCGGACAATCATTCGTGGTGGGGCCACCGGGCCTGA